A region from the Geobacter benzoatilyticus genome encodes:
- the cysK gene encoding cysteine synthase A, translated as MPLLDSDKVIEQIGNTPLLRLSGLETPGSAAVYGKAEFFNPGGSVKDRISLAMIEAAERDGALKPGMTVVEPTSGNTGIGLSMICAVKGYKLVLTMPDTMSVERRRLLAAYGAELVLTPGSQGMRGAVQMADELASKPGHVIMQQFENAANPEAHRQTTGPEIVRSLAGQSIDGFVAGVGTGGTITGVGEVLKAHSAAVHIVAVEPADSPILSGGQPGPHKIQGIGAGFVPEVLNTKIYDEIIRVTNEDAYATARQLARTEGVLVGISSGANVFAALKVAKKLGPGKNVVTILCDTGERYLSTGVFD; from the coding sequence ATGCCGTTACTTGATAGCGATAAGGTGATCGAGCAGATTGGCAATACGCCGCTCTTGCGGCTTTCGGGGCTTGAAACTCCCGGTTCTGCCGCCGTCTACGGCAAAGCTGAATTCTTCAACCCGGGTGGAAGCGTGAAGGATCGCATTAGCCTGGCGATGATAGAGGCTGCCGAGCGCGACGGGGCGCTTAAGCCGGGGATGACCGTGGTGGAGCCCACCAGCGGCAATACCGGAATCGGCCTCTCCATGATCTGCGCCGTCAAGGGGTACAAACTCGTTCTCACCATGCCCGACACCATGAGCGTGGAGCGGCGGAGGCTCCTGGCCGCCTACGGGGCCGAACTCGTCCTTACTCCCGGCTCCCAGGGAATGCGCGGGGCTGTCCAGATGGCCGATGAACTGGCTTCCAAGCCGGGGCACGTGATCATGCAGCAGTTCGAGAATGCGGCTAACCCGGAAGCCCATCGGCAAACCACCGGTCCGGAGATTGTCCGCTCCCTGGCGGGGCAGAGCATCGACGGCTTTGTGGCCGGTGTCGGCACCGGCGGCACCATTACCGGCGTCGGCGAGGTGCTGAAGGCGCACAGCGCGGCAGTCCATATCGTGGCGGTGGAGCCCGCCGATTCTCCCATCCTTTCCGGAGGGCAGCCCGGACCCCACAAGATTCAGGGGATCGGAGCAGGTTTCGTTCCGGAGGTTCTCAATACTAAAATCTACGACGAGATCATCCGGGTAACCAACGAAGATGCCTATGCAACCGCCCGGCAACTGGCCAGGACCGAGGGGGTGCTCGTGGGGATATCGTCGGGCGCCAATGTTTTTGCGGCCCTCAAGGTGGCGAAAAAGCTCGGTCCGGGAAAGAACGTAGTGACGATTCTGTGCGACACCGGAGAGCGGTATCTTTCAACGGGCGTTTTCGATTAG
- a CDS encoding RrF2 family transcriptional regulator: MKLSTKSRYGLRAIFDIAYNAGNLPAQVQDISRRQGISPRYLEQIFQGLKRAGILKSKRGPQGGYCLAKKPEDITVAEVLVATERDINLVECAGKRQKKSDCCFNGSCVTQDLWCEASNQLLTYFSGITVKDMCDRGQAKGIKREQDHRFMYFI, from the coding sequence GTGAAGCTATCCACCAAAAGCCGCTACGGTCTGCGGGCAATCTTTGATATAGCGTACAATGCGGGAAATCTTCCGGCTCAGGTTCAGGATATTTCCCGGCGCCAGGGAATCTCCCCCAGATATCTTGAGCAGATATTTCAGGGTCTGAAACGGGCGGGAATCCTCAAGAGCAAACGTGGTCCCCAGGGGGGGTACTGCCTCGCCAAAAAGCCGGAGGATATCACGGTGGCCGAGGTGCTTGTCGCCACCGAGCGGGACATCAACCTGGTGGAGTGTGCCGGGAAGCGGCAAAAAAAGTCCGATTGCTGTTTTAACGGCAGCTGTGTAACCCAGGATCTCTGGTGCGAAGCGAGCAACCAGCTCCTCACGTATTTTTCGGGAATCACGGTGAAGGATATGTGCGACCGCGGCCAGGCGAAGGGGATAAAACGCGAGCAGGATCATCGCTTTATGTACTTTATTTGA
- a CDS encoding cytochrome C, protein MTRPAFAVLAILSLLSAAAEPGCAETADHHGFTVELRASVEDCVVCHDGSIAKNVVYCLKDCSIMTPHAVKHRYPPTGREAAYRPVASLQEAGIELVDGMVACVSCHNLAKQSPYHLAVGIAASGLCLTCHIQ, encoded by the coding sequence GTGACCAGGCCCGCATTCGCAGTCCTGGCAATCTTGTCGCTTCTGTCGGCAGCCGCGGAACCCGGCTGCGCGGAAACGGCTGATCATCACGGCTTCACGGTCGAGTTGCGCGCCAGCGTCGAAGATTGTGTCGTATGCCATGACGGAAGCATTGCAAAAAATGTTGTTTACTGCCTCAAGGACTGCTCCATCATGACCCCCCACGCCGTCAAACACCGCTATCCGCCCACCGGACGCGAAGCGGCATACCGCCCTGTCGCCTCACTTCAGGAGGCCGGTATCGAGCTTGTGGACGGGATGGTCGCCTGCGTTTCCTGCCACAATCTCGCTAAACAATCCCCCTACCATCTCGCGGTCGGCATTGCCGCCAGCGGGCTATGCCTGACCTGTCACATCCAGTGA
- the dapF gene encoding diaminopimelate epimerase: MKFTKMHGAGNDYVYVNCFEEQVDNPEQVAIKVSNRNFGIGSDGLILIMPSDKADVRMRMFNSDGSESEMCGNGIRCVAKYAYDHGIVSKTEITAETGAGILTLQLVPGADGKVEKVRVNMGVPRLKRAEIPMIGEPADVQIVNQPLNILHTTFNITCVSMGNPHCVIFVDDVENFQVEKYGPLIENHEMFPRRTNVEFVQIISRTEVRQRTWERGAGETLACGTGASAVCVAGALNGLTEKKILNHLSGGDLELEWSDDGFLYMTGPATEVFSGEIDLAKL, translated from the coding sequence ATGAAATTCACCAAAATGCACGGCGCCGGCAACGACTACGTCTACGTGAACTGCTTCGAGGAGCAGGTCGATAATCCCGAGCAGGTGGCCATCAAGGTTTCCAACCGCAACTTCGGCATCGGCTCCGACGGCCTCATTCTCATAATGCCCTCCGACAAGGCCGACGTCCGGATGCGGATGTTCAACTCCGACGGCTCCGAGTCGGAGATGTGCGGCAACGGCATCCGCTGCGTGGCCAAGTACGCCTACGACCACGGCATCGTCTCCAAGACCGAGATCACCGCCGAGACCGGCGCCGGCATCCTGACGCTGCAACTCGTCCCCGGCGCCGACGGGAAAGTCGAGAAGGTGCGGGTCAACATGGGGGTCCCCCGCCTGAAGCGGGCAGAGATTCCCATGATCGGCGAGCCCGCCGACGTGCAGATCGTCAACCAGCCCCTCAACATCCTCCACACCACCTTCAACATCACCTGTGTTTCCATGGGGAATCCCCACTGCGTCATCTTCGTGGACGACGTGGAAAACTTCCAGGTGGAAAAATACGGGCCCCTCATCGAGAACCACGAGATGTTTCCCCGCCGCACCAACGTGGAATTCGTCCAGATCATCTCCCGCACCGAAGTGCGCCAGCGGACCTGGGAACGGGGCGCCGGCGAAACCCTGGCCTGCGGCACCGGCGCCAGCGCCGTCTGCGTGGCAGGGGCGCTGAACGGCCTCACCGAAAAGAAGATCCTCAACCACCTCTCCGGCGGCGACCTGGAACTGGAGTGGTCCGACGACGGCTTCCTCTACATGACCGGACCGGCAACGGAAGTATTCTCCGGCGAGATCGACCTGGCGAAGCTGTAA
- a CDS encoding HIT family protein, with protein MSPCPMCTKWHDEPALRIAELDHTLVMLNRDQFFPGYTFVFTKEHVTELFHLDRAIRQEIMEEVTAVAEALYTLFKPAKMNYELLGNMVPHMHWHLVPRFAADPLWPRPIWSEPHGEVALSDGEYAERIEQIREKLV; from the coding sequence ATGTCCCCCTGCCCCATGTGCACCAAGTGGCACGATGAACCGGCCCTGCGCATCGCCGAGCTGGATCACACCCTCGTCATGCTGAACCGCGACCAGTTCTTCCCCGGCTACACCTTCGTCTTCACCAAAGAGCACGTCACCGAGCTGTTCCACCTGGATCGCGCCATCCGCCAGGAGATCATGGAAGAGGTAACCGCCGTGGCCGAGGCCCTTTACACTCTCTTCAAGCCAGCTAAAATGAACTACGAACTGCTTGGCAACATGGTCCCCCACATGCACTGGCACCTGGTCCCCCGCTTCGCCGCCGACCCCCTCTGGCCCCGCCCCATCTGGAGCGAGCCCCACGGGGAGGTGGCACTCAGTGATGGGGAGTATGCGGAGCGGATAGAACAGATCAGAGAAAAGCTCGTTTGA
- a CDS encoding deoxyribonuclease IV, which produces MDYFGAHMSIAGGLHNAPDRGVKVGCGVIQIFTQNSNQWRGKVPSDSDVALFREKWEESGLHEIVCHDIYLINLAAPPGETRDKSLLSFREEMERCARLGITKIVMHPGAHVGDGEETGIRRICEAFDALIPAVPEFTGKILLETTAGQGTNLGYTFEHLRAIMDGSAHPDRFAVCYDTCHTFAAGYDITTPEGYKQVFADFDRIIGIDRLQCFHINDSKKGLNCRVDRHEHIGQGAMGLEGFRSLVNDPSFANIPKILETPKGDDDEFDVMNLKTLRGLIGAEPAAGTN; this is translated from the coding sequence ATGGATTACTTCGGCGCCCATATGTCCATCGCCGGCGGCCTCCACAACGCCCCCGACCGGGGGGTGAAGGTCGGCTGCGGCGTCATCCAGATCTTCACCCAGAACTCCAACCAGTGGCGGGGTAAAGTCCCCAGCGATTCCGACGTGGCCCTCTTCCGGGAGAAGTGGGAAGAATCGGGGCTCCACGAGATCGTCTGCCACGACATCTACCTCATCAACCTGGCGGCGCCTCCGGGAGAAACCCGGGACAAAAGCCTCCTCTCCTTCCGGGAGGAGATGGAGCGCTGCGCCCGCCTCGGCATCACGAAGATCGTCATGCACCCCGGCGCCCACGTGGGGGACGGCGAGGAGACCGGCATCAGGCGCATCTGCGAAGCCTTCGACGCCCTCATACCCGCAGTCCCCGAGTTCACCGGGAAAATCCTCCTGGAGACCACTGCGGGCCAGGGGACGAACCTGGGATACACCTTCGAGCACCTGCGGGCCATCATGGACGGCTCGGCCCACCCCGACCGCTTCGCCGTCTGCTACGACACCTGCCACACCTTCGCCGCCGGCTACGACATCACCACCCCGGAGGGGTACAAGCAGGTCTTTGCCGACTTCGACCGGATCATCGGCATCGACCGGCTCCAGTGCTTCCATATCAACGATTCCAAGAAGGGGCTCAACTGCCGGGTCGACCGCCACGAACACATCGGCCAGGGGGCCATGGGACTCGAAGGGTTCCGTTCCCTGGTGAACGACCCCAGCTTTGCGAACATCCCGAAAATCCTCGAAACCCCCAAGGGGGACGACGACGAGTTCGACGTCATGAACCTGAAGACGCTCCGGGGGCTCATCGGTGCGGAACCCGCCGCGGGTACGAACTAA
- a CDS encoding nitroreductase family protein, whose product MPDLTISNSLCTRCGVCVDICPMRILELPGKELLPRFTGTGADRCIVCGHCEAVCPTGALRMDDPRLDPASYPPQKTLLDAEELDAYLRMRRSIRRFRPDPVPREAIVALLDVVRYAPSGSNRQGVKWLVIHETTQVRQLTALAVDWFRSQQDGDTLLSRNFNIAGMIRSWQKGNDPICRNAPHLVIPYTDRQHPTAAVDAIIAAAHLEIAAPAHGIGTCLSGFFQMAAESWEPLQQALDLPEGHRPGYTILLGFPATNFLRPPRRNRLDITWR is encoded by the coding sequence ATGCCGGATCTGACCATAAGCAACTCCCTCTGCACCCGCTGCGGCGTGTGCGTGGACATCTGTCCCATGCGCATCCTCGAACTGCCGGGAAAGGAACTCCTCCCGCGCTTTACCGGCACCGGCGCCGACCGCTGCATCGTCTGCGGCCACTGCGAAGCGGTATGCCCCACCGGCGCCCTGAGAATGGACGACCCCCGCCTCGACCCCGCTTCCTATCCGCCACAAAAGACACTTCTCGACGCCGAAGAACTCGACGCCTACCTGCGGATGCGGCGCTCCATCCGCCGTTTCCGTCCCGACCCGGTTCCGCGGGAGGCCATCGTGGCACTCCTGGACGTGGTCCGCTACGCCCCCAGCGGCAGCAACCGGCAGGGAGTGAAGTGGCTGGTCATCCACGAGACCACCCAGGTGCGGCAACTGACGGCGCTGGCCGTCGACTGGTTCCGCTCCCAGCAGGACGGCGACACCCTCCTGAGCCGCAACTTCAACATCGCCGGGATGATCCGCTCCTGGCAGAAGGGGAACGACCCCATCTGCCGCAACGCCCCCCACCTGGTCATCCCCTACACCGACCGTCAACACCCGACTGCCGCCGTCGATGCCATAATCGCCGCAGCCCACCTGGAGATCGCGGCACCGGCCCACGGCATCGGCACTTGCCTGAGTGGCTTCTTCCAGATGGCCGCCGAATCGTGGGAACCTCTGCAGCAGGCATTGGACCTCCCCGAAGGGCATCGGCCCGGCTACACCATCCTTCTCGGGTTTCCCGCAACGAACTTCTTGCGCCCCCCGAGGCGAAACCGCCTGGACATCACCTGGCGCTGA